The genomic stretch aatatctatataaaggtagtttttttaataactctgACATAAAATATACTAAGAAAACCCTAAAAGACAActgagaaataattaaatagtctTAAATTATGAAGATAAGGATAAATGATATCTGAAGAACcaattgttataaaaagtaATGTCTCCTTAGTATCTATGAAATATTGATAAGCATGTTTAGTtcgtttttttactaaaaagaagAGGGTGGTTTTTGGGcacaaatttaaatcttttcagcaaaattatattacaagtCTATTTGGAttcctattatttttttatttacaatcaaatTTTGTTTAGTACTATCTGATTCAAAAcctagaattaaaaaaaaaataattacaaagaaataaattaaacaatatatgtaaatggtcaaatatgaaatttattgaGTGCTGGTTCCTGATGAGGTCATAGTACCACCATTAGGTATACCAGTAACTGTTCTACTACTTGCAGCTAAATGTGAAGCCTTTAACCTCTCCAATTCATTAATCCATGATCGAACATGCTCTAATCTGTGCCATGCCATTTGTAAAACCTTTTGAGAAGCATAACCAGAACCCTCATGAGGTTGCCCTGTAGACACTTGAGTCAGGTAATTAATCTGGTCACTTAATTTTGACTCCACTTGGCTGAGTGTTCTTAAAAATTGTGATGTATTACTCTCTGCTTGTTTTTGACTTGATTTTTCCTTTCCTAGTTCAAGAAGTGCTTGAGCTAAAACAAAAGcaagtttaaacaaaaataaaaggatttaatttaaattacacttCAGAAACCTACCAGCACACTGCAGGCAAGTGATGATGTCTTTTTCAATTTCGTCCAATACTTGAATTCTATCCATAGGACCAGCCATTTCACTGCTtgagttttttaatatattgatgtttttattaatgagGATATGAAGTTAATACTGATTACTGGTGATAATTGCTAACACCACGGTAAACACGAAAAAAACACAGATCAGCATTCAGAaaggttaaaaattaaaattcttgtTAGAAAACAtagagaaataatatatactgggATAATCAATGTtgatttgacaattgacaccTTTGTCAAGGTGCTAGGGATGTAACATTCTGcatgaaaaatcgattaataaataatcgattttttcctaatttttgaattaatttcaaaataaaataaacaccctaaatattttatttttcatggtttttttaaattaaaaataaacaatagaatttatgaacacaaattaacgatgaataatcaaaatcgaaattaactCTCTCGTAACTTTTCTCAAAATCTCGTTTTGATAGATTGTaggtgaaatttgataaatgctgagtgtatgccttttcagtatttttgttgtctttttaattgtatgtagtcTTGTGCTGCTGGATAAATTGatgttacttttaaattatagtgttccatttaaacttgagtttttgtaaaattaactggttttattatcctttcgatgttttacaaaaaaacatcaatgcaTCGAGTATATCAATACGTCATCTTCAAAGAATCGGATTCAATGTATCGCATTGTAAACATCGTTGTATATCGAATATCCCATTTGATCGGTTTGTTGTGATACAATATTTCAGAAGTGTAGAAAAAACAGCGTATTT from Pieris napi chromosome 15, ilPieNapi1.2, whole genome shotgun sequence encodes the following:
- the LOC125056400 gene encoding mediator of RNA polymerase II transcription subunit 11, whose amino-acid sequence is MAGPMDRIQVLDEIEKDIITCLQCAAQALLELGKEKSSQKQAESNTSQFLRTLSQVESKLSDQINYLTQVSTGQPHEGSGYASQKVLQMAWHRLEHVRSWINELERLKASHLAASSRTVTGIPNGGTMTSSGTSTQ